The Periophthalmus magnuspinnatus isolate fPerMag1 chromosome 19, fPerMag1.2.pri, whole genome shotgun sequence region ACAGCCGCTCAGTCTAGAGAGAGAAAACATTGTTGATGTAGAAGTTGAATCAAACCATCCTCTGTTAAACAAATGTTACTCACAGAGCTTTGTTGGAGGCCTTGACCACTGGCAGCAGCCTCAGGAGAGCCTCCTCTGAAGCAGAGTAtttcttcagctcaaactgCTCCAGATCTTCTTCTGATGACAGTAAGATGAAGGCCAGAGCTGACCACTGAGCAGGAGACAGTTTAGCTTCAGACAGAAGTCCTGAACTCAGGTACTGTTGGATCTGCTCCACCAGAGAACGatcattcagttcattcagacagtggagcaggttgatgctcctctctgcagacacaTCCTCACTCAGCTTCTTCTTGATGTActctgctgttttctgattggtctTGAAGCTCTTTTCTGTCGGTGTCAGCAGACCTTGTAGAAGGCTCTGATTAGTCGACAGTGAAAGACCCAGGAGGAAGCGGAGGAGCAGGTCCAAGTGTCCATTTGGACTCTGTAAGGCCTGGTCCACACCTCTCTGGTAAAACTGGACTGATGTACTGCTAGTTGTCcgtgatgatttttttttctctaagaGCAGGTTGATCCCAGTGTTGATGAAGGTCTGATGGAcgtgaagagcagccagaaactcctgcacactcagatggatgaagcagtagaccttgtcctggtacaggcctggctcctctctaaagacctgtgtgaacactccagagtacactgaggccGCTGCAGCGTCCAGTCCACACTCACTCAGGTCACACTCGTAGAAGATCAggtttcctttctgcagctgctcaaaggccagttttcccagagaCTCCACCATCTTCCTGGTCTCTGGACTCCAGTGTGGGTCTGTCTCAGATCCTTCTTCATACTTGATGTTCTTGACTTTGGCCTGAAccaccaggaagtggatgtaCATCTGAGTCAGGGTCTTGGgcagctcttctctctctctgctttttaaCACATGCTCCAGGACTGTGGCAGCGATCCAGCAGAAGATTGGCATGTAGCACATGATGTGGAGGCTTCTGGACGTcttgatgtgggagatgatTGTGTTGGCCTCATCTCTGAACCTCTTCCTGAAGTACTGCTCCTTCTGTGGGTCGGtgaaccctctgacctctgtcaccatggagacgtaACATGCAGGGATCTGATTGGCCGCAGCAGGTCGTGTGGTTATCCAGAGGCGAGCGGAGGGAAGCAGGCTCCCCCTGATGAGGTTTACCAGCAGCACATGCAGTGAGGCGGACTCTGTGGGGTCGGTCAGGGCCTTGGTTTTGGTGAAGTCCAGAGGAAgtctgcactcgtccagaccgtcaaagatgaagagcacctggaggtcttcaaagctgcagagttctgtttgtgtttgactaaAGAAGTGATGAACAAGTGTCACCAAGCTGAAGCTTCTCTCCTTCAGCacattgagtgctctgaaagtgaacgggaacagcagctgtatgtcctggttggctttgccttcagcccagtccagactgaACTTCTGAGTGAGCGCTGTTTTCCCAATGCCAGCCACTCCCTTTGTCagcactgttctgattggtccatatGTGTGAGCTGAgcctttaaacatgtcttcaCATGTGATGGGTGTCTCTGCTGGGCCTGGTTTCCTGGAGGCTGTTtccatgtgtctgacctcatgttcctggttgacctctgaagaccctccctctgtgatgtagagctctgtgtagatctgattcagaagggtggggtttcctgctttagcgatgccctcaaacacacactcaaacttctGCTGCAGGTTAGACTTCAGTTTACGCTGACAAACTCCAGAATAACTCCCTGAATGAAGGCAACAGATACAGGCCTGAGTCTCAGAGAATATAAAACGACTGTGAGCAccttgttaaatgtgttaaatggtccTACTGCTCCACAGACGCTCAGCCAGCTCCTTCTGCTTCATCCTCCTCAGGAAGTTCAGTGTGATCTTCAGAACAGcctcactgctgctcctctgctcttcatcctcctctggctctaagcattctgggtaatctgtACTCAGAACCTTGTGGAGCTTCTTCAGCTCCTTCTGGACAAAAGTGAAGATGTCCTCCTCCAGAAGCTGAacagacacattataaacaacacaaatgcagtcagtgtcagatctgtgtggaacaagttctcattcatctgaacatttacaaactttagtgacagaccttaaatatggagtccagctgtgtctgATGGTGCTGACCACTGGAGACCTCTGGACCCTGCTGCTCCACTCTGTGAGAGAGACTCATCAAACACTTATGTTCATTTCTATTGATGTATTCAACACTTGTGGAAACTCACGGCTCTGTGGAAAAAAGAGGTGGATAGTTCATAGACCAGTCACTCCTGAGGGACTCACAGATGGGACCAGGTTCAGATGGAGGATGTTTCTGGTGGATCCtgagacacagaagaaaacacacttcagtcACACTGACTCTTCTTTACACTTGTGACTGCACAGTCCATTAAAACAGCTGGAGCtggtaaaagtaaataaagattaaagccgcaagcggcatcaaacggccctcgcgggccgtgcttcgcactaggccgaccctgcactccctgtgggtggcgctaatgtgccacttgtcccttttttattgcgactttgggctgcacttgtcaccaaacaagtcaatttgtgctgatgcacaaaatgcaaaaacatgggttttccaggcatagccatggcaacaccgtgcaaaatacaaacttggcccgttggacttttttgtcggggacgacctgaagaatcactgttccaaattttatgttcgtcgttgacggtaataagtcattataagactttgaaatgtacgaaaatttggaaattttcccattacgataacatgggcgctttcgcgcatcgccatggcaacccagtgaaaaatatgacatgggtctgattgacttttttgatcaggatgacatgaggagtcatagtgccaaatttcacattattccatgaaactaatatttttcccatgaataggaaaaattgggaggattcccattaggataacattggcagtttggcgcatcgccatggcaacacggagcaAAAATGGCATCCCCCCATGGCGGACCcccatggcgtcggggtccgccattgacctcccattgacttccattaattttagcagtaacaagtatggcccatgcctgcggcatgggggcttggatagggctcgatgccaggagtgtgtttggggacatgagcgcttcgcgctgcgtcagcgtcaacattgagtcaatgggcttcgcccattgacccaatgttgacgctgacatgctagcaagaacaaatatgcatgtcccatgcctacggcatgggttgctaggacacaggagtctgtgcagggggcgatgggggatgactcctcctattgactcctgttaacgcatgtcagcgtcaacatcgagcttcgcccattgactcgatgttgacagTCTGTAACGAtgcgttgcggaagcaataggcctacgccctgtaggggcgcGGGCCTAACAAGAAAAGACCAGAGAAagtcaaacatttcaaactgttcACATCCAGACAAACATGAGCAATGCAgcatgaacaagtctctccatggaccagtaccaaagaacatctgacatgagccacatgaaccatctcacatgaggaggacctcagggacccaACTCCTGATGGAGTCAttctgtagtcctggtctagtcctggtctagtcctggtctagtcctggtttagtcctggcctcctGTTGGTGTCCAGACTCAGGACTAAATGTGGGGAgtcagtgtttcatttttcagtttcaaaTCAAAAGTGTCTCTGTTGGAGAAACACAGTGGTTAAAGTCATGTGACTTGAGCAGGTCCAGCGGGTGATGGGCCTGGACTAGGATCTCATAGAAGGACTTTTGTAGGACAAAGACATAAGTGTGTTGCATTTCCTGCTGCTGAGACGAGCATGAAGTTCCTCCTCACAGTCACAGAGGTCATCTGCAGCTCTTACACTTATGTTGAGTTTAATAAAAAGTCATCCATATCATTCTAAAAAGGCTGTGAACATAAAGTCCTGACATTATGAGGTGAGTCTGACTTACTCTGGACCATGTTCTCTTTTAAAATTAATCAATTCTCTCTTCGAGTGATCACTCTTGAATGAGACGGCCCTGGccccaggagcaggtctgtggacacagatggagcagtggctttagtctgagctctgacatggagaacagtggtggagtgttagtgatcctctcttacctgtgagcttttatagagggaggggctccgtcctctctggtctctctctgatccatgcTCAGTCCAGGTTCATGTGATCTCAGACCCTCAGGAGGAGCCGACGCATGAAGCCACTGCCATAAGTCCACTctaaaatcaaacatgtgtaaacatgtaaatacagATGATATTTTCTACGGCTCAAGAAAACCTCACAACTAGATTTAGCAGAaacaaagtgaaataaaaagaaaatgtaaaaaaatgtaatgaaatattaaataattagAAATGAAAAAGCCACAGAATGAATCAAATCACACGAGCAAAAACAAGAGAAAGTCTCATTTTAGTTGAATCCACAATCCAAAAGTTCAAATCACTGCCTGAAGACGaaataaaagtcatttaaaaccactgaaaaacacaattatgtttattattaaaaagatCTAAAACTATGGAGTCATTTGACTTTAAGTTGAGGGTGAAGTCACTAAAACTGTCACAGGTTTGGCCCTTTCTCATTTTCACTGCAGAagctgcatgtttgagtgacagagTGCGCATGCGCCTGACAGCgctcttattattattcttttttttcccttcagtgaggaataagtcctcaaaacaaacaacagacaaacacagatGTAGAGGCTGAATCAACAGTCAGGGACAAACAAACGTGTCTGGACAGATCCTCTGCAGTTGTCCCGCCTTTTACGTATCACGTGATTTCGCAGAAACATTCTCTTATTTTAAGTTCGTGTTGTGTCAAAACGTGGAACTGATTATGTTTTTAGCTCAGATTTGGCAGTTTTACGCTGATATTACATTGTACAGATGATAACATTACAAATTgtgtaataaagaataaacttaaACAGacaataaacagaaaataaacgaACAAACTGAGGTATAAACtaaatcaaaccaggactaaaccagaactaaaccaggactaaaccaggactaaacccagcaTTGAATAGAATCAAAGTATTGAAACCTGAGCGAGTCCAAAGAGTCCAAAGTGTCTCAGAGAAAAGTGCGTAGTTGAAGTCTCTTGGGTGTGGGGTTTTTCCGGTTGTGACTCAGAGCTGCTCCCCTATTGGCTCAGTCCAGGTGGACTTCACACTGGGCTTCACACAGGTAGGTGACAGGAGGCTGAACCtgagctctgtgtctgtgtagacctcatttagtctgACACACCTGAAATGAACCAGGACACAAATATGGAggagaggactaaaccaggactaaaccaggactaaaccaggactaaaccaggactgaacaattATGTCAACAGATTTAACAGATCTGTTATCTGTTCCAATAACAGATTGGAAtcatttttagataaatatgaaataatcagTGAGAgtcagtctgggtttagactTATGGACACTGTCGAGGAGATAACCAATGCActagaaaacaaaaagtatgATGTGAGGGTTTTCACTGATCTCAGTACTACTCCAAAAACTTAAACTGTGTGGCATAAGGGGCAATGCACTAAACTGGATTGAAAGTTATCTGACTGAAAGACAacagtttgtgaaaataaatggatacaCGTCCAGATTTATGAGTCCTAATTGTGAGGTGCcgcaaggctcaattttgggacctaaattatttgatttgtatataaatgacatatttaaaacatctaacatattgaaaataattttatttgcagatgacatcaatatatttttctccagtgacaattataaaattaaagccgcaagcggcatcgaacggccctcgcgggccgtgctttgcactcggccgacctggcactccctgtgggtggcgctaacacgccacttgtcccttttttattgcggctttgggctgcacttgtcaccaaacaagtcaatttgtgctgatgcacaaaatgcaacaacatgggttttccaggcattgccatggcaacaccgtgcaaaatacaaacttggcccccggacttttttgacggggacgacctgaagaatcactgtgccaaattttatgtccgtcgttgacggtaatatgtcgttataagactttgaaatgtacgaaaatttggaaatttccccattaggataacatgggcgctttcgcgcatcgccatggcaacccagtggaaaatatgacatgggtctgattgacttttttgatcaggatgacatgaagagtcatggtgtcaaatttcacattattccatgaaactaatatttttcccatgaatgggaaaaattgtgaggtttcccattaggataacattggcagtttggcgcatcgccatggcaacacggtgcaaaagacgacataggtctcattgactttattgattgggatgacccaatggaattttgtctcaaatttggtaacatttgggaaaactaaattttcggccgtccatacaaatatattagatgttctgtaggaggcgctatcgcgccaatttagtttctatcataatgagtagctttaagcccgaaagttttacaactgattcgaatttgagccaaatcggactttgcatgcgcaaacgggagcaaatttagacttttgaaaattgcaaaaattctgatggaattttgcggcttcgccgcacggaaaccgatgttgacgctgacatgctagcaacaacaacccatgcctacggcatgggttgctaggacacaggagtctgtgcaaggtcgcggtgctgccacgaagttgcgcgcttcgtgcgcaacttcgtgaagacagtctgcaacggaagcaataggccctacgccctgtaggggctcgggcctaataataattttagcaaaaacaatatatccgataacattataaacacatattatacgttttttgaaagctctcgactttccccacgtcaccgtggggtcaatggcgaatgacgagcgctaacgcgctcgtcattcgccatgacgttggggtccgccattgacctcccattgacttccattcattttagcagttataagtatggcccatgcctgcggcatgggggcttggatagggctcgatgccaggagtgtgtttggggacatgagcgcttcgcgctgcgtcagcgtcaacattgagtcaatgggcttcgcccattgactcaatgttgacgctgacaagcgagcaagaacaaatatgcatgtcccatgcctacagcatgggttgctgggatacaggagtctgtgcagggggggacgactcctgctattcactcctgttgacgcatgtcagcgtcaacatcgagtcaatgggcttcccccattgactcgatgttgacgctgacatgctagcaacaacaaatatgcaaacccatgcctacggcatgggttgctaggacacaggagtctgtgcaaggtcgcggtgctgccacgaagttgcgcgcgaagcgcgcaacttcgtgaagacagtctgcaacggaagcaataggccctacgccctgtaggggctcgggcctaaaaaaacTTATTACAAGGATGAACACAGAGttaagtaaaattaaattatgGATGGATTCCAATAAGTTAtccctaaatttaaaaaagacaaaagctatGTTTTTGGTCATTATAAAAGAAATTCAGAACTTTAAATACTTGTTGATGTGGTTAAAATTGAGTGGGTTtctaatattacatttttaggtATAATGATTGTATGTGATGTGTGGTTTCCATCTTTTCATCGATCTAAGGTCTCAAAAAGTGTTGCTGTAATCAACAAAGGGAAATACATTCTTAATCAAAGGCTCTGTACACACTGTACTGCTCACTCACACTTCCATATCTCACATATTGTATTGAAAATTGGGACAAATACCAAACGTTACTTCTTCCCCTTTTCAAATTGCAAAAACGTGCACACGGTTGGTTACCTGGACCATACACACAAtctgtttttcaaatcaaaagtaTTAACATTTTTTGATCTGGTAAAATTCTACACTGCTTTGCTTTTGTAtaaagaaattaaattaaaattaaatatccaAAACTGTTCAGCTCACAGGACGTACACTGTGATTTAAGGGGAAGgggtaaatttaaaacaaaatcagtgAGAACCACCAGGacaagagtgtgtgtgtgggggggggtgtgtgcgtgtgtttgtgtgggagtGGGTGTggatgtgggggtgtgtgtgtgagtgggggtgtgggggtgtgtgagtgggggtgtgggggtgtgtgtgtgtgtgtgtgtgtgtgtgtgtcttcttaaacctgtaaatatttacaggtttaaaaagGAATTATAAAGAATTTTTGCTTTCGTTGTATAAGGGTGATCTGGGTGatcttaaaaaaattaaattaaatgtttatagACATATGTGCATTTAATGTGTAGATAAATATGTACAtaatgtgtacatgtgtgtgtgtatatatatatatatatatatatatatatatatatatatatatatatatatacacacacacatatatatacagatgtaatgtgtaatttattttgctatatGCAAATATTTGTTAAGCTCCAGGATCAATGTACAAAAGTAACCACATCATTTCTGAAACTATGATCAGGGTTAGGGGTTAATTtaagtttttcttctttctccttttcgagatgtgtttttcttttgtttacaatgtaAATGTAGTAAACATGATTATTCTTTTTTCATGGCACAAACTCGAAATAAGACCAATcaacaaaccagaactaaaccaggtctaaaccaggactaaaccaggtctaaaccaggactaaagacaaaCTCCATGATCTGTTCACTATTAAAACCCGTTATGCCGGTTTAGTCCAATACAGAGActtaaaactgttctgtttaatagttcttcctcctgtctccttaTTTGTTGTGTTATTTCACTTTATGGACAAAAGGCCACAACAAAGACGAGGACATTTTCTACACAGTCAAATCATGTGTAAAGTGTTTCCTTCTGCTGAAAGACGATAGTATCATGGACACTTCTCCAGTGTTGAAATCCTCTGGAGGAACCTGATCAGGAGAGACAGCGGGTTGTACTGGTGTAGACAAAGCTTTGGTGAGAATGTTTATGACACAGGATCATGATGTAGAGTGAAAAAGGTCAGACCTAGTGTCAAGATTTTGTCTTTTGGACTAACATGGACGGGTCTACAGATGATGTCACACCTGCAGGAGACAGGTGCAACTCACACTTGTGATCAGGCCCAGGCAAAAGAAGCTGATCATGAATTTAGTTTAGAAAATGGTGagatttaatgtattttagatGTGGGAGCTTTTCTTTATTGTATAAGCTCCTTTCTACCTACACATTTTAAGGATACTAtaaactaaacatgttgaatcagggATAACAGCCTGAACTGAAATCCACCcccttttaaatatatttagaaaGAATTTATTTGTCCCcctcatattaaaatgtttgtattttttactaAAACAAGGTTGATGTAGTACTCATGGTGATCACAAGAGGGCAGCACGTGTCTATATGATACTTTACTCTCCAATGTGAATCTTCTTTTCCTCATGTTTCATTCATGAACAGCATAAAACTTGGAATTTTCTGCTTTTAATATACAGATTAACACAACTATCTGTCATAAACCATTTGACtctttgttcatttaaaaaagcattttaaagaAACATTTGTGTGGATTTAACAATGACTtggacattaaaaaaaagataaaaatgtagaTGAAACATTTTGATGTTAATTTGATACAAGACACAGATTAAACAGACTTTCTCCATTTAGGAACAACGTTTATAACCTggaaataaaccagaactaactcaagtctaaaccaggactaaaccaggactaaaccaggactaaaccaggtctaaaccagaactaaaccaggactaaaccaggactaaaccagatctaaaccaggactaaaccaggtctaaaccaggactaaaccaggactaaaccaggactaaatcaggtctaaaccaggactaaaccaggtctaaaccaggactaaatcaggtctaaaccaggactaaaccaggtctaaaccaggactaaaccaggactaaaccaggactaaaccaggactaaatcaggtctaaaccaggactaaaccaggtctaaaccaggactaaaccaggtctaaaccaggactaaaccaggtctaaaccaggactaaaccaggactaaaccaggactaaaccagaactaaaccagaactaaaccaggactaaatcaggtgtaaaccaggtataaaccaggactaaaccaggactaactcgggtctaaaccaggactaaaccaggactaaaaacaggactataaccaggactaaaccagaactaaaccaggactaaaccaggtgcaaaccaggactaaaccaggactaaaccaggactaaaccaggactgaaccaggtctaaacaaggactaaaccaggactaactcgggtctaaaccaggactaaaccaggactaaaccaggactaactcaggtctaaactaggactaaaccaggactaaaccaggactaaaccagaactaaaccaggtgtaaaccaggtataaaccaggtctaaaccgggactaaacgatgtctaaaccaagactaagcccacgtttaaaaccaggactaaaccaggactaaaccaggtctaaaccaggactaaaccagaacctgACCTGATTTGCTCCTCATCATAAATGTgactttctgattggttaaatgtgtgtgtataatatgGCACATTATGGCGTGCCTTGGCCCCGCCCTTTTCTGATGCTGTTAGTCTAAATAAACACATGTGACCAGCGCATGGACGCAGCATGATGTCACTTTACCACACGTTTGTCTGGGGCCTTGACTTTGGCTCACACAGTTCAGCAGCTTTAGTCTGCAGCAGTCACTTAGTCGACTGTTGTCTAGAAGAGAAGCTTTGCCTTTGCTGGACGAGTGAACGAGCGACCGACCAACCACAAACAGGCCCGCCTCTTTATGCAGAATGAGTGAGTTTGACGCTAATGTGGGctctgtgtgtatattataCCAATCACATTTATTCAACACACATAACGTGATCATGTGAGTCTCAAAGCGTTGTGTTCAAAGTCTTCATCTGGAGATTGTTCTAgagcagaggcgtcaaactcatttttaacgagggccacatcagcaaaatggccgccgtcaagggccagatgtgactgtggcaggataaatgtcacgaAATggaaacaaatgtcatgtaaaataaacgtaactacttttaaacttgttaaattactgtttctgtgtttattacttattcaagttgcaaatattacgtgtctgtgtaactccgggtgactgtgtatttcctgataaactcacatttttaaacgtgtgtatctggtcagaaccttcagctctgcttcaaaaacagacttttttagtcTTTTAATAATTGGacactttgttgtttttcttgcagatgaactttttcatacttagctccgtgttctGTGTctaaatgtcgacgtagattggaccgactccgcctcataacacaaaaaacatacagattttctcctta contains the following coding sequences:
- the LOC117387012 gene encoding NLR family CARD domain-containing protein 3-like: MDQRETREDGAPPSIKAHRPAPGARAVSFKSDHSKRELINFKREHGPEIHQKHPPSEPGPICESLRSDWSMNYPPLFSTEPVEQQGPEVSSGQHHQTQLDSIFKLLEEDIFTFVQKELKKLHKVLSTDYPECLEPEEDEEQRSSSEAVLKITLNFLRRMKQKELAERLWSRSYSGVCQRKLKSNLQQKFECVFEGIAKAGNPTLLNQIYTELYITEGGSSEVNQEHEVRHMETASRKPGPAETPITCEDMFKGSAHTYGPIRTVLTKGVAGIGKTALTQKFSLDWAEGKANQDIQLLFPFTFRALNVLKERSFSLVTLVHHFFSQTQTELCSFEDLQVLFIFDGLDECRLPLDFTKTKALTDPTESASLHVLLVNLIRGSLLPSARLWITTRPAAANQIPACYVSMVTEVRGFTDPQKEQYFRKRFRDEANTIISHIKTSRSLHIMCYMPIFCWIAATVLEHVLKSREREELPKTLTQMYIHFLVVQAKVKNIKYEEGSETDPHWSPETRKMVESLGKLAFEQLQKGNLIFYECDLSECGLDAAAASVYSGVFTQVFREEPGLYQDKVYCFIHLSVQEFLAALHVHQTFINTGINLLLEKKKSSRTTSSTSVQFYQRGVDQALQSPNGHLDLLLRFLLGLSLSTNQSLLQGLLTPTEKSFKTNQKTAEYIKKKLSEDVSAERSINLLHCLNELNDRSLVEQIQQYLSSGLLSEAKLSPAQWSALAFILLSSEEDLEQFELKKYSASEEALLRLLPVVKASNKALLSGCNLSERSCEALSSVLSSSSLRVLDLSLNDLKDSGLEMLSVGLKSPHCKLEQLSLSLCGLSPHSCGPLASVLSSSSLTHLDLSHNDLQDSGVELLCSGLKSAPCRLETLRLSGCLVSQRGGAALASALSSAPSHLRELDLSYNHPGPSAELLTALQDQRPLLSVRLDHAGAQWLTPGLRKYFCDLTLDPNTAHRKLKLSDNNKKVTRVTEEQPYPDHQDRFENWKQILCSTGLTGRCYWEVQWSGCVEISVSYRGIRRKGDSVDSLFGGNDQSWSLECSGGGFSVYHNNKRTSLPQPRSSSSGTVSVFVDCPAGSLSFYTVSSDQLTHLHTFNTTFTQTLIPGFSLYSDSSVSLCPTDSPSSE